A window of the Thermoleophilia bacterium SCSIO 60948 genome harbors these coding sequences:
- a CDS encoding gamma-glutamyl-gamma-aminobutyrate hydrolase family protein yields the protein MSTDLPVIGICAAVERVRWAAWNETVVMAPRSYAHAVQRAGALALLLPPDDGGAGRRAALLDQIDGLLLAGGSDIDPALYGAEPHPETKGVWPERDEFERDLTLEALERGMPILGICRGMQVLNVALGGSLSQHLPEIVGHGDHRHTPGTFGDHEVVLDPGSLAERAAGGRRRLGVKSHHHQGVDRIAPGLRVSGHAVEDETVEALELPGHPFCLGVLWHPEEDVEDAVIGALVTASRSLVEV from the coding sequence ATGAGCACCGACCTGCCGGTCATCGGCATCTGCGCGGCCGTCGAGCGCGTGCGCTGGGCCGCCTGGAACGAGACCGTGGTGATGGCGCCCCGCTCCTACGCCCACGCCGTCCAGCGGGCGGGCGCACTCGCCCTCCTGCTGCCGCCCGACGACGGTGGCGCCGGGCGCCGGGCGGCGCTGCTCGACCAGATCGACGGGCTCCTGCTGGCCGGCGGTTCGGACATCGACCCGGCGCTCTACGGCGCTGAGCCCCACCCCGAGACGAAGGGCGTCTGGCCCGAGCGTGACGAGTTCGAGCGCGACCTCACCCTCGAGGCGCTCGAGCGCGGGATGCCGATCCTCGGCATCTGCCGCGGGATGCAGGTCCTCAATGTGGCGCTCGGCGGCAGCCTCAGCCAGCACCTGCCGGAGATCGTCGGCCACGGCGATCACCGCCACACGCCTGGAACGTTCGGCGACCACGAGGTCGTGCTCGATCCCGGCTCGCTGGCCGAGCGGGCCGCGGGCGGCCGGCGCCGGCTCGGCGTCAAGTCCCATCACCACCAGGGCGTCGACCGGATCGCCCCTGGGCTGCGGGTCTCCGGACACGCGGTCGAGGACGAGACGGTGGAGGCGCTCGAGCTTCCCGGGCATCCGTTCTGCCTCGGGGTCCTGTGGCATCCCGAGGAGGACGTCGAGGATGCGGTCATCGGCGCGCTGGTCACGGCGAGCCGCTCACTCGTGGAGGTCTGA
- a CDS encoding type 1 glutamine amidotransferase, whose product MRALALVNQTDSGIGVFREAIADAGWELVEWRILDGEERPMDPLEADAVFSLGGAMNVDQTDRFPALRDETAILAEVHANEIPLLGVCLGAQLVSGALGGSPRRSSEPEIGWHEVKVTPEGELDPLLDGLGPSFEAFQWHSYETAPPDDVVVLARSPVCVQAFRAGTSTWAIQFHAEVSAADALHWISIFDTDPDAVRIGVDPEVLGPETERRMPDWNATGRELCDRFLAAATEIRTQGASPG is encoded by the coding sequence ATGCGCGCCCTCGCACTCGTCAACCAGACCGACAGCGGGATCGGTGTGTTCCGCGAGGCGATCGCAGACGCCGGCTGGGAGCTCGTCGAGTGGCGGATCCTCGACGGCGAGGAGCGACCGATGGACCCGCTGGAGGCCGACGCCGTCTTCTCGCTCGGCGGCGCGATGAACGTCGATCAGACCGACCGTTTCCCGGCGCTCAGGGACGAGACCGCGATCCTCGCCGAGGTCCACGCGAACGAGATCCCGTTGCTCGGCGTCTGCCTGGGCGCGCAGCTGGTGTCGGGCGCGCTCGGTGGCTCCCCGAGGCGGTCGTCCGAGCCCGAGATCGGCTGGCACGAGGTCAAGGTGACGCCGGAGGGCGAGCTCGACCCCCTGCTCGACGGACTCGGGCCCTCGTTCGAGGCCTTCCAATGGCACTCCTACGAGACGGCGCCGCCCGACGACGTCGTCGTGCTCGCCCGCTCGCCCGTCTGCGTCCAGGCTTTTCGAGCCGGCACCTCGACATGGGCTATCCAGTTCCACGCCGAGGTCTCGGCCGCCGACGCGCTGCACTGGATCTCGATCTTCGACACCGACCCGGACGCCGTACGAATCGGGGTCGACCCCGAGGTCCTCGGCCCGGAGACCGAGCGCCGAATGCCGGACTGGAACGCGACCGGCCGCGAGCTCTGCGACCGCTTTCTCGCCGCGGCCACTGAGATCCGAACGCAGGGCGCGAGCCCCGGCTGA
- a CDS encoding cation:proton antiporter yields MEIDADNLVLIAAIAVLAPILADVSPGRRLPIVVAEVALGIILGPSLLGIVETDELTEALSSIGLAFLFFLAGLELDPARIRGRPLDLGGGGWAISLATGLAVAAGLAATGLIDSPILVGLALTTTALGTLMPILRDTGVVEQRLGAFIVGAGAAGEFLPLVALSVITAFVVGEPLHSALLIVFAIVAVVAGAVALRARPARLVRLLGATMHSSGQLAVRLAILILAALVALATGFGLDLVLGAFTAGIVVGIALQVEGEESLDAAEFRSKIEAVGFGFLVPVFFIATGIDFDLDALVSDPAALALVPGFAVLFLLTRGLPVALLYRRALPDGRDRASLALFSAAALPLLIAITTLGVDSGSMKESEALSLIGAGMLSVLVFPILGLAVRRRSGERA; encoded by the coding sequence GTGGAGATCGACGCGGACAACCTGGTTCTGATCGCCGCGATCGCCGTCCTCGCGCCGATCCTCGCCGACGTATCGCCGGGTCGCAGGTTGCCGATCGTCGTCGCCGAGGTCGCGCTCGGAATCATCCTCGGCCCATCCCTGCTCGGCATCGTCGAGACCGACGAGCTCACCGAGGCCCTGTCGTCGATCGGGTTGGCCTTCCTGTTCTTCCTCGCCGGGCTCGAACTCGATCCGGCGCGCATACGGGGCCGGCCGCTCGATCTCGGCGGTGGCGGCTGGGCGATCTCGCTGGCGACCGGTCTCGCGGTGGCCGCCGGGCTCGCGGCGACCGGGCTGATCGACTCCCCGATCCTGGTCGGCCTCGCGCTGACCACGACCGCCCTCGGCACCCTGATGCCGATCCTCCGCGACACCGGCGTCGTCGAGCAGCGACTCGGCGCGTTCATCGTCGGGGCGGGTGCCGCCGGTGAGTTCCTGCCGCTCGTGGCGCTGTCGGTGATCACGGCCTTCGTGGTCGGCGAGCCGCTCCACTCCGCGCTGCTGATCGTCTTCGCGATCGTGGCCGTCGTCGCCGGCGCCGTCGCGCTCCGCGCCCGGCCGGCGCGCCTCGTCCGGCTGCTCGGCGCGACGATGCACTCCTCCGGCCAGCTCGCGGTCCGGCTCGCGATCCTCATCCTCGCAGCGCTCGTCGCGCTCGCGACCGGATTCGGTCTCGACCTGGTGCTCGGCGCCTTCACGGCGGGGATCGTCGTCGGGATCGCGCTCCAGGTCGAGGGCGAGGAGTCGCTCGACGCCGCCGAGTTCCGCTCGAAGATCGAGGCCGTCGGATTCGGCTTCCTCGTCCCCGTCTTCTTCATCGCCACCGGCATCGACTTCGACCTCGACGCGCTCGTCTCGGACCCGGCGGCGCTCGCCCTCGTACCCGGATTCGCGGTCCTGTTCCTGCTGACGCGCGGCCTCCCGGTCGCCCTGCTCTACCGCCGCGCCCTCCCCGACGGCCGCGACCGTGCCTCGCTCGCCCTGTTCAGCGCCGCAGCGCTCCCGCTGCTGATCGCGATCACGACCCTCGGCGTCGACTCGGGGTCGATGAAGGAGTCCGAGGCGCTGAGCCTGATCGGCGCCGGGATGCTCAGCGTGCTCGTCTTCCCGATCCTCGGCCTCGCGGTCAGGCGGAGGTCCGGCGAGCGCGCCTGA
- a CDS encoding patatin-like phospholipase family protein — protein MRVGLVLGAGGIQGGAWLVGALDAIASETGWDPASAERIVGTSAGSMIGALIAGGVPPWFMVAHSRGETFDAITDANGRPAHEADRSGGGTFGWHRGAIPLFPGSPRLIARTALRPHRHTPTALAAGWAPRGVISTEPLKRQVRHVVPEGWSQHPGLRIVACDYATGRRIPFGRDGFPDAHLADAVAASCAIPGFYKPVRIGERLYVDGGIYSTSNLDILRGRELDLAICLNPTSSLHPTRAWNPLERAAGYFQGASGRRLGSEARKLRASGTKVVLIQPTRDDLDAMGPNLMSRRSRDRVIQTAQRTVTEHLRQPDVAALLEGIPQGTPERTRRPAGPASEWADLVRIG, from the coding sequence ATGAGGGTCGGGCTCGTGCTCGGCGCCGGCGGCATCCAGGGCGGTGCCTGGCTCGTCGGGGCGCTCGATGCGATCGCCTCCGAGACCGGATGGGACCCGGCTTCAGCCGAGCGGATCGTCGGCACCTCGGCCGGCTCGATGATCGGCGCGCTGATCGCGGGTGGCGTACCCCCCTGGTTCATGGTCGCCCACTCGCGCGGGGAGACCTTCGACGCGATAACCGATGCGAACGGAAGGCCGGCCCACGAAGCCGATCGATCGGGGGGCGGCACGTTCGGCTGGCATCGTGGGGCGATCCCCCTCTTCCCGGGCTCGCCCCGGTTGATCGCCCGCACCGCGCTCCGCCCACACCGCCACACCCCGACGGCACTCGCCGCCGGCTGGGCGCCACGCGGCGTGATCTCGACCGAGCCGCTGAAGCGGCAGGTCCGCCATGTCGTGCCCGAGGGCTGGTCGCAGCACCCCGGCCTGCGAATCGTCGCCTGCGACTACGCGACCGGCCGCCGGATCCCGTTCGGCCGCGACGGCTTCCCCGACGCCCACCTCGCCGACGCCGTCGCAGCCTCATGCGCGATTCCCGGCTTCTACAAGCCGGTGCGCATCGGCGAGCGCCTCTACGTCGACGGCGGGATCTACTCGACCTCGAACCTCGACATCCTGCGCGGCCGCGAGCTCGACCTCGCGATCTGCCTCAACCCGACATCCTCGCTGCATCCGACCCGTGCCTGGAACCCGCTCGAGCGCGCCGCCGGGTACTTCCAGGGTGCTTCGGGCCGGCGGCTCGGCAGCGAGGCGCGCAAGCTGCGGGCGAGCGGGACGAAGGTCGTCCTGATCCAGCCGACCCGCGACGACCTCGACGCGATGGGCCCGAACCTGATGAGCCGCCGCTCCCGAGACCGCGTCATCCAGACGGCGCAGCGGACGGTCACCGAGCACCTGCGCCAACCAGACGTCGCCGCCCTGCTCGAGGGAATCCCGCAGGGAACGCCCGAGCGGACGCGCCGGCCCGCCGGGCCCGCTTCCGAGTGGGCCGACCTGGTCCGGATCGGGTAG
- a CDS encoding YHS domain-containing protein: MSPICPTCGCSLVRLGIKREEADRLEYRGEELLFCCAGCVEAFREKPDEYLAEVRDWIVCPTCLAEKPKHLTVSITHGDMEVHFCRCPCCTEEFRKRPDDLLARLAG; the protein is encoded by the coding sequence ATGAGTCCTATCTGTCCCACCTGCGGCTGCTCGCTCGTGCGGCTCGGGATCAAGCGCGAGGAGGCTGATCGTCTCGAATACCGGGGTGAGGAGTTGTTGTTCTGCTGCGCCGGTTGCGTTGAGGCATTTCGCGAAAAGCCGGACGAGTATCTAGCGGAGGTTCGAGACTGGATCGTCTGCCCGACCTGCCTTGCTGAGAAGCCGAAACATCTCACCGTCTCGATCACTCATGGAGACATGGAGGTCCATTTCTGTCGCTGTCCCTGTTGCACCGAGGAGTTCCGAAAGCGCCCGGACGATCTACTCGCGAGGTTGGCCGGATGA
- a CDS encoding SDR family oxidoreductase translates to MAGRLADKVCVITGAASGIGAESARLFRAEGATVVGVDLSPGAEGDLAIAADVSDEAQVEAMYARAVEEFGRIDVLFNNAGINPPDDVSVVDEPEEVFERVQRINVRSVFLCCKHGIPHLLESGGGSIVNTASFVATMGAAVSQISYTASKGAVLALSRELGVEYARRGVRVNALCPGPVDTPLLRELFLSDPRKAARRLVHLPMGRFAEAREIAQGALFLASDDSSYITASTFMVDGGLSSAYITPEQE, encoded by the coding sequence ATGGCAGGACGTTTGGCCGACAAGGTCTGCGTGATCACCGGCGCCGCGAGCGGGATCGGAGCCGAGTCCGCGCGACTGTTCCGCGCCGAGGGGGCGACGGTCGTCGGCGTCGATCTGAGCCCGGGCGCCGAGGGCGATCTCGCGATCGCCGCCGACGTCTCCGACGAGGCTCAGGTCGAGGCGATGTACGCGCGGGCGGTCGAGGAGTTCGGCCGCATCGACGTCCTGTTCAACAACGCCGGCATCAACCCGCCCGACGACGTCTCCGTGGTCGACGAGCCCGAGGAGGTCTTCGAGCGCGTCCAGCGGATCAACGTCCGCAGCGTCTTCCTGTGCTGCAAGCACGGGATCCCGCACCTGCTCGAGTCGGGTGGCGGCTCGATCGTCAATACGGCGTCGTTCGTCGCGACGATGGGGGCGGCGGTCTCGCAGATCTCCTACACCGCCTCGAAGGGCGCGGTGCTGGCGCTCTCGCGCGAGCTCGGGGTCGAGTACGCGCGGCGCGGCGTGCGGGTCAACGCGCTCTGCCCGGGGCCGGTCGACACGCCGTTGCTCCGCGAGCTCTTCCTCTCCGACCCCCGCAAGGCCGCGCGGCGCCTCGTCCACCTGCCGATGGGCCGCTTCGCCGAGGCACGCGAGATCGCGCAGGGCGCGCTCTTCCTCGCCTCGGACGACTCCTCCTACATCACCGCCTCGACGTTCATGGTCGACGGCGGGCTGTCCTCCGCCTACATCACGCCGGAACAGGAGTAG
- a CDS encoding flippase-like domain-containing protein, translating to MSAEQEAADGGADPGAQPITPKRILIVLAILVVAIVAFYFLAPNLAGLESTWERIKQGSPAWLALALGFEALSFGSYILLFRAVFGAEHEISWRASAEISMGGVVATRVLAAGGAGGIAFIAWAVTRLGMAAREVAWRLTAFLVCQYAVFMFTVIIVGFGLYLGLLPGPAPFSLTVVPALLAVGVVLVCLGFTLAPADLPDRLESLAQRRPKLARVARWLATVPATLGSGVRGAIHLVRHGGWMVPAGAVGWWAFDIATLWACFHAFGGAPEVPVVVLGYFVGQLGNLIPLPGGIGGVEGAMIGALIGFGVDGGLALVAVLAYRGFSFWLPMIPGLLAYVTLRKTVREESLADEPQPAAP from the coding sequence GTGAGCGCTGAGCAGGAGGCGGCCGACGGCGGCGCGGACCCCGGCGCTCAGCCGATCACGCCCAAGCGCATCCTGATCGTGCTCGCGATCCTCGTGGTCGCGATCGTGGCCTTCTATTTCCTCGCGCCGAACCTCGCCGGCCTCGAGAGCACCTGGGAGCGGATCAAGCAGGGAAGCCCGGCGTGGCTCGCGCTGGCGCTCGGGTTCGAGGCGCTGTCCTTCGGCAGCTACATCCTGCTCTTCCGAGCTGTGTTCGGCGCCGAGCACGAGATCTCATGGCGAGCGAGCGCCGAGATATCGATGGGCGGAGTCGTCGCCACTCGCGTGCTCGCCGCGGGTGGCGCAGGCGGGATCGCGTTCATCGCCTGGGCCGTGACGCGGCTCGGGATGGCGGCTCGCGAGGTCGCCTGGCGGCTGACGGCGTTCCTCGTCTGCCAGTACGCCGTCTTCATGTTCACCGTGATCATCGTCGGGTTCGGGCTCTACCTCGGGCTGCTCCCCGGACCGGCGCCGTTCAGCCTCACCGTCGTGCCGGCGCTGCTGGCGGTCGGGGTGGTCCTGGTCTGCCTGGGGTTCACGCTCGCGCCGGCGGATCTGCCCGACCGGCTCGAGTCGCTCGCGCAGCGGCGGCCGAAGCTGGCTCGCGTCGCGCGCTGGCTGGCGACCGTTCCCGCGACGCTCGGGTCGGGCGTTCGCGGAGCGATCCACCTCGTCCGCCACGGCGGGTGGATGGTTCCGGCCGGCGCCGTCGGGTGGTGGGCCTTCGACATCGCGACTCTCTGGGCCTGCTTCCACGCGTTCGGGGGGGCGCCCGAGGTCCCGGTCGTCGTGCTCGGCTACTTCGTCGGCCAGCTCGGCAACCTGATCCCGCTGCCCGGTGGGATCGGCGGGGTGGAGGGGGCGATGATCGGGGCCCTGATCGGCTTCGGCGTCGACGGCGGCCTCGCGCTCGTCGCGGTCCTCGCCTACCGGGGCTTCTCGTTCTGGCTGCCGATGATCCCCGGGCTGCTCGCCTACGTGACGCTGCGAAAGACCGTGCGCGAGGAGTCGCTGGCCGACGAGCCGCAGCCCGCCGCGCCCTGA
- a CDS encoding NAD(P)/FAD-dependent oxidoreductase translates to MSRHYDAIVIGAGPAGEVATSRLSKRGLNTALVEREMVGGECAYWACIPSKTLLRPPEVRAEAIRAPGLTEPEARWAEIVKYRDYMVRNLDDSGAVKGYEDSGVSVYKGEARFVSPGTVEVGGERLTSERIIVATGSDPMAPQIEGLDQIDFWTNREATTLSEMPRDVVVLGGGPVGIELGQMLRRYGADVTIVQGAERLIDREEPRVSELIEDALKEDGIEVRVGEKAVAATGDAGRQTLRLESGTSVSAERIIVATGRRPRARDLGLDVLGVELGERGGIPVDDRCRVTEGVWAIGDVTGVSLFTHTGKYQARVACDDIAGEAVQADYTAIPRVVFSDPEIAAVGMTAAQAREHGVKTSEGRADLMSVARTETFGEGVGGEVGVIADRERRVLVGAWAVGPLAGEWIHQAVLAVKAQIPIAVLKDTVAQFPTFSEGYLPALERLDLDS, encoded by the coding sequence ATGAGTCGTCACTACGACGCGATCGTGATCGGCGCTGGCCCAGCAGGCGAGGTTGCGACCTCGCGGCTGTCAAAACGCGGCTTGAACACGGCGCTGGTCGAGCGCGAGATGGTCGGCGGCGAGTGCGCGTACTGGGCGTGCATCCCGTCAAAGACGCTCCTGCGACCGCCGGAGGTACGGGCGGAGGCAATACGCGCGCCGGGCTTAACGGAGCCGGAGGCAAGGTGGGCTGAGATCGTCAAGTACCGGGATTACATGGTGCGAAACCTGGATGACTCGGGCGCGGTCAAGGGCTATGAAGACAGCGGCGTCTCCGTCTACAAGGGAGAGGCTCGGTTTGTCTCCCCCGGCACCGTTGAGGTAGGCGGTGAGCGACTGACAAGCGAGCGCATCATCGTCGCGACCGGCAGCGATCCGATGGCTCCGCAGATCGAGGGCCTCGATCAGATCGACTTCTGGACCAACCGAGAGGCGACCACTCTCTCGGAAATGCCGCGCGACGTGGTTGTCCTCGGAGGCGGTCCGGTCGGGATTGAACTCGGACAAATGCTTCGGCGATACGGAGCCGACGTGACGATCGTTCAGGGCGCTGAGCGGCTGATCGATCGAGAGGAGCCACGCGTCAGCGAGTTGATCGAGGACGCCTTGAAGGAAGACGGAATCGAGGTTCGTGTCGGAGAGAAGGCGGTTGCGGCGACGGGGGATGCCGGTCGTCAGACGCTTCGGCTCGAATCGGGCACGAGTGTCTCGGCGGAGCGGATCATCGTCGCGACCGGCAGACGGCCTCGCGCCCGCGATCTGGGACTCGACGTGCTGGGCGTGGAGCTAGGCGAGCGCGGGGGGATTCCGGTTGACGATCGCTGCCGAGTTACGGAAGGTGTCTGGGCGATCGGCGACGTGACTGGCGTCTCGCTGTTCACGCATACCGGGAAGTATCAGGCGCGTGTTGCGTGCGACGACATCGCGGGGGAGGCAGTCCAGGCCGACTACACGGCGATCCCTCGCGTCGTCTTCTCCGACCCCGAGATCGCAGCCGTGGGAATGACAGCGGCTCAGGCGCGCGAGCATGGCGTCAAGACGAGCGAGGGTCGGGCAGACCTTATGAGCGTTGCCAGGACGGAGACGTTCGGCGAGGGAGTAGGCGGCGAGGTTGGGGTGATCGCCGATCGCGAGCGGCGCGTGTTGGTCGGGGCGTGGGCGGTCGGTCCACTAGCGGGCGAGTGGATTCATCAAGCTGTCCTTGCCGTGAAGGCTCAAATTCCGATCGCGGTCCTGAAAGACACCGTGGCTCAATTTCCGACATTCTCCGAGGGCTACTTGCCCGCGTTGGAACGCCTCGATCTCGACTCTTAG
- a CDS encoding thioredoxin family protein, which produces MRVELLYFDGCPSYKALLPELRAALKREGFEDEVELRRVETLEAAEAEGFLGSPSVRINGEDIDPGAGDRSDFGLKCRLYRSAQGTSGIPPQAWLVDALRRQRSESPQ; this is translated from the coding sequence ATGAGGGTCGAGCTTCTTTACTTCGATGGCTGCCCGAGCTACAAGGCGCTGCTACCGGAGCTTCGCGCGGCGCTGAAGCGCGAGGGCTTTGAGGATGAGGTCGAGCTTCGCCGCGTCGAGACTCTCGAAGCAGCGGAGGCCGAAGGGTTCCTCGGCTCCCCGAGTGTTCGGATCAACGGCGAGGACATCGACCCCGGTGCGGGTGATCGCAGCGACTTCGGGTTGAAGTGCCGCCTGTATCGCTCCGCGCAGGGAACGTCCGGCATCCCACCGCAAGCGTGGCTCGTGGACGCGCTGCGCCGACAACGCTCCGAGTCGCCGCAATGA
- a CDS encoding glutathione S-transferase family protein — protein MTTAERDVFKTSESGEWVRETASLREWVSADGSTGFKAEPGRYHLYVCAACPWAHRAVIVRELKGLGDVVSMSFVDPYRDERGWTFREENGGQEDPVNGFSYLSEAYDATASDYEGRWNVPVLWDRETGRIVNNESADVIVMLNSAWDEWAENPGLDLYPAEHREEIDETNRRVYERVNNGVYRAGFAGSQSAYEAAAGPLFEELDSLERRLADRRFLIGDSPTLADWRLFTTLVRFDSVYYVHFKCNLWRIVDYPRLWDYTRDLLSIPGVRQTLDIDQIKLHYYTTHPQINPTRFVPIGPMIDWDAPQDRALLG, from the coding sequence ATGACCACCGCCGAACGAGACGTCTTTAAGACCTCCGAGTCCGGCGAGTGGGTGCGGGAGACCGCTTCGCTTCGCGAGTGGGTCTCGGCCGACGGCTCGACAGGCTTCAAGGCTGAGCCGGGCCGCTACCACCTGTATGTGTGCGCGGCCTGTCCGTGGGCTCACCGGGCGGTCATCGTCCGCGAGCTCAAGGGACTCGGAGACGTCGTCTCCATGTCGTTCGTCGATCCCTACCGCGACGAGCGCGGCTGGACCTTCCGCGAGGAGAACGGCGGTCAGGAGGACCCCGTCAACGGGTTCTCCTACCTGTCAGAGGCCTACGACGCCACGGCGTCCGACTACGAGGGTCGCTGGAACGTGCCGGTCCTCTGGGACCGCGAGACGGGCCGGATCGTCAACAACGAATCGGCCGACGTGATCGTGATGCTGAACTCGGCCTGGGACGAATGGGCCGAGAACCCGGGGCTCGACCTCTACCCCGCCGAGCATCGCGAGGAGATCGACGAGACCAACCGGCGGGTCTACGAGCGCGTCAACAACGGCGTCTACCGGGCGGGCTTCGCAGGCTCACAGTCGGCATACGAGGCCGCCGCCGGTCCGCTCTTCGAGGAGCTCGACTCGCTCGAGCGCCGGCTCGCCGACCGTCGCTTCCTCATCGGGGATTCGCCGACCCTCGCGGACTGGCGCCTGTTCACGACGCTCGTGCGCTTCGACTCCGTCTACTACGTGCACTTCAAGTGCAACCTGTGGCGGATCGTCGACTATCCGCGGCTCTGGGACTACACGCGGGATCTGCTGTCGATCCCAGGCGTCCGCCAGACGCTCGACATCGACCAGATCAAGCTCCACTACTACACGACCCACCCGCAGATCAATCCGACGCGGTTCGTCCCGATCGGGCCGATGATCGACTGGGACGCGCCGCAGGACAGAGCCCTGCTGGGCTGA
- a CDS encoding aldehyde dehydrogenase, with translation MSAGTIEVIEPATGAPMASIERAGAEDVDAAVERARRALPAWRAMAPAARAELLYGLADRIDAEREHVARIEARNAGKPISDARGEIGMVAATFRYYAGGVERLTGRTIPVAGGVDMTFREPLGVVGLITPWNFPAAIASWKLAPALAAGNTVVLKPAELTPLSALELERIALEAGLPDGVMNVVAGPGSTCGSRLVSHPDVAKIGFTGSTEVGRSIAAAAADQIKRVTLELGGKSANVVFADADIEAAAAAAPSAVFGNAGQDCCARSRILVERPVVDEFMAALERSVAAIDVGDPLSEDTEMGPLISAAHRSEVAAYLDTGLDVAIRGSAPEGDGFWFAPAVLAPASNDDRAAREEIFGPIACVIPFDGEAEAVRLANDTIYGLSGSIWTENGGRALRVARQIETGVLSINSNSSVRVATPFGGFKQSGYGRELGPDALDHYTEVKNVYFATGEPEPAAEPDRDELGS, from the coding sequence ATGAGCGCTGGAACCATCGAGGTCATCGAACCCGCGACCGGCGCTCCGATGGCGAGCATCGAGCGCGCGGGCGCGGAGGACGTCGACGCCGCCGTCGAGCGGGCGCGCCGGGCGCTGCCGGCCTGGCGGGCGATGGCCCCGGCCGCCCGGGCCGAGTTGCTCTACGGACTCGCCGACCGGATCGACGCCGAGCGCGAGCACGTCGCGCGGATCGAGGCCCGGAACGCCGGCAAGCCGATCTCCGACGCGCGCGGTGAGATCGGCATGGTCGCGGCGACGTTCCGCTACTACGCCGGCGGGGTCGAGCGCCTCACCGGCCGCACGATCCCGGTGGCGGGCGGTGTCGACATGACCTTCCGGGAGCCGCTCGGGGTCGTCGGTCTGATCACGCCGTGGAACTTCCCAGCCGCGATCGCGTCGTGGAAGCTCGCGCCGGCGCTCGCCGCCGGCAACACCGTCGTCCTCAAGCCGGCGGAGCTGACGCCGCTCTCGGCGCTCGAGCTCGAGCGGATCGCGCTCGAGGCGGGTCTGCCCGACGGCGTGATGAACGTCGTCGCGGGGCCCGGCTCGACCTGCGGCTCGCGTCTGGTCTCGCACCCTGACGTCGCCAAGATCGGCTTCACCGGCTCGACCGAGGTCGGCCGCTCGATCGCGGCCGCCGCCGCCGATCAGATCAAGCGGGTGACGCTCGAGCTCGGCGGGAAGTCGGCCAACGTCGTCTTCGCCGACGCCGACATCGAGGCGGCCGCGGCGGCCGCGCCCTCGGCGGTCTTCGGCAACGCCGGTCAGGACTGCTGCGCGCGCTCGCGGATCCTCGTCGAGCGCCCCGTCGTCGACGAGTTCATGGCCGCGCTCGAGCGCTCCGTCGCCGCGATCGACGTCGGCGACCCGCTCAGCGAGGACACCGAGATGGGGCCGCTGATCTCTGCCGCGCACCGCTCCGAGGTCGCCGCCTACCTGGACACGGGGCTCGACGTCGCGATCCGCGGCTCGGCGCCCGAGGGGGACGGCTTCTGGTTCGCGCCGGCGGTGCTCGCTCCGGCCTCCAACGACGATCGCGCCGCGCGCGAGGAGATCTTCGGACCGATCGCCTGCGTGATCCCGTTCGACGGCGAGGCGGAGGCGGTGCGGCTCGCCAACGACACGATCTACGGGCTGTCCGGCTCGATCTGGACCGAGAACGGCGGCCGAGCGCTGCGCGTCGCGCGTCAGATCGAGACCGGCGTGCTGTCGATCAACTCGAACAGCTCGGTCAGGGTCGCGACTCCGTTCGGCGGCTTCAAGCAATCGGGCTACGGTCGTGAGCTCGGACCCGACGCCCTCGACCACTACACCGAGGTCAAGAACGTCTACTTCGCCACCGGTGAGCCCGAACCGGCGGCCGAACCCGATCGCGACGAGCTGGGCAGCTAG
- a CDS encoding winged helix-turn-helix transcriptional regulator, producing the protein MTVATEAPFRIEPEPAPLDLTAKYFRALGDPTRLRLIAALQDGEASVGELVQRLGLPQPKVSKHLACLRWCGFVITRREHRTVYYRVADARVSEVVDLGRQLLADNAEHVAACSTVDGGPC; encoded by the coding sequence ATGACCGTTGCTACGGAAGCCCCGTTTCGGATCGAGCCAGAACCCGCCCCGCTGGACCTGACGGCAAAGTACTTCCGGGCGTTGGGCGACCCGACACGTCTGCGACTGATCGCCGCGCTGCAAGACGGGGAGGCGTCGGTGGGCGAGTTAGTGCAGCGACTCGGTCTTCCGCAGCCGAAGGTGTCGAAGCATCTCGCTTGTCTTCGATGGTGCGGCTTCGTCATTACACGCCGTGAGCATCGGACCGTGTACTACCGGGTGGCAGATGCGCGGGTGTCTGAGGTTGTGGACCTCGGACGGCAGTTGCTCGCCGACAATGCGGAACACGTCGCGGCCTGCTCCACCGTGGACGGAGGTCCGTGCTGA